The DNA segment gtagAATCATTCTAACAGTTCAGAACTCACAGAATTATTGGAGAGATTGTGAAGAATTTTCGTGAGGATGTAAATTGTACTCCATAGTCCAGTTGCTCCCAGTGTGTTAGCAGCCTGGCTTTCCCCTGGTCAGGTGTTTCAAAAGGAGTTCCCTTTACTGCATGTAAGAATACATACATTCCCTGGGGAAAGAAATTTTTGTAAAAAGtggcattaattattattattaatgttttgCATTACTGTAGCCTCTTCAGGGCCCCATCAGAGATCAGAGCtatattgtgctaggcacaggtATAGGCACATAGTAAGAGAGTTCGTGCCATGAAGAGCTTGCAACCTGGACAGACAAAGCATAGaaacagggagaagggggcatgAGGGCTGAAGGAGAAAGACACAcaaagaagtgaagtgacttgctcaaggtcggCAGGTCAATTgcaaagccaggattagaaccaaAGATTCCTGGTTCCCAATCTCATGCCcactagatcagtgcttctcaaagtcgggccgccgcttgtgcagggaaagcccctggcggtccgggccagttttctttacctgccgcgtcggcaggtttggccaatcgcggttcccactggccgcggttcaccgctccaggccaatgggggctgcgggaagcggcaggggccgagggatgtgctggccgcccttcccggagcccccattggcctggagcggtgaaccgtggccagtgggagccgagaTCGGGCGAACctgccgatgcggcaggtaaacaaaccggcccggaccgccaggggctttccctgcacaagcggcggcccggctttgagaagcaccgCACTAGATTACACAGCAAAGATTATATGATGGAACAGACTGTAAATAAGAGCTCTAACAAGTTCAGGGCTGCTAATCAGTAGTCATAAAACACAATATTAAAGTCAGTAGTGAAGAAGAGAATGTGATGAAGCCCCCTTGGTAACTTTTACCCTACTCTAGGGATccgcaacctttggcacgcggcccgccagggtaagccccctgccAGGCTGGAACggcttgtttacctgctgcgtccgcaggttcggccaatcgcggctcccactggctgtggttcgccattccaggccaatgggggctgtgggaagcggcggccagcacatccctcggcccgcgcctcttcccgcagcccccattggcctggaacggcaaaccgtggccagtgggagcagatgcggcaggtaaataaactggcccggcccaccagggggcttaccctggcgggccgcataccaaaggttgccgatcctggTCGAGTTAGTAAAACGAGCCCTTGAATAGAACTATGCTCACACTGCATTTTTAGGACAGCACCCTTTCTTAAGATAGCAATCTTTACATGATCTGCCACTATCTAGGGAAaagtcttaggctatgtctacgctacagcttatgttggcataacttatgtcgttcaagggtgtgaataaatcacccccctgagcgacgtaagttacgcTGACTCCCGCTGACACAGCTACCATTGCTCActaaggtggttttattatgccgacaggagcacggtatgtgtagacatgcccttattgTTGATACTGGGTTGTTGCTGGTCTCAGGATGCCAGATAAATGCATCTCAATTATGGCACAAGCTGATGGACTGTGGCCCCTGGTTCTCTAACCTTGATATAACATTTATACTCACATCTATAAATTTTAAATGATCACTGCAAAATTATGGCATCCTAAAACAGAAAAGGTAGTTTGAGCAAAAAGAAAAGGCATTTTtttcaggtcagattggcagtgactttgggtttttttgccttccctgtAGCATGTGGGTGTGAGTTAGTTGCCCAGATtgtctgggtatatctcacttaataatttccctgccattgtgggggccttgagcactggtgcacctcggtccctcctactctctgcctgtggcacataatagtctagtctcctctGGGCTGTCATACTtcggtctaattttggttgttgggtttagtgcacAGATGCTGGATGGTGTTGGTGgtctgtgatatataggaggtcagactcgggaccactagatcatcttcCAGCTTTAAATTCTATGACTCTACGAGAATTATTTTTCAAGGCTCTGAGTgggcaaacacttatgcacattttATACAAATCAGTAGTACCACTGAATTActgcttaagtgttttcaggatctgggtcaaatattttaattataatcCTGAAcgaaagtccactgaagtcagttatcTTTCTATTGCCTTCAGTGAGGGTTGGATCAGGCCATGTGTGAAGATAggggtttctttttaaattatgcaGAGCTAATATAATCCCTTCTTCCaaaatgtaaacaagaagcatAAAGCCCAGCAGATGTTTCCATCCTAGTATTGTGTaaaatgctgtattttttttctgttgcctCAGAGTTCTTCAACTAGATTAATAGCTAATACCAGGGGGTTACACACACAATATGTTCTCCTCAATGTGTGCTACTCTCACTAATATTTAAGGCTTATCTACTTACAAATAGAACAGAGTGCATAGCTATTATCATAAATGCCAATTGGCTTGCTTTGTAACATTCTGGTTtagttttctaaaagcttttaaaaacattttaaatgtttccgATTCAAAGGCTTTTGGTTTAACACTAAAATCAATAATCCCATCATTTACCTTCTCTGTTTTTTTGCCCTTGTTAAAAACAGTAACCTATTGTTCCTTCCACTGTAAATGCCTAACACTCTGGATTGTGAGTAAGCTCACTGCAGAAGATAAGACAGTTTGTTTGGCCACTTAGGATTTCATAGGTCTACACAACCTAGAGTCGATTGTATCTTTCTCCTCTTCTACATCACACAaacatatatacacctctacctcgatataacgctgtcctcgggagccaaaaaatcttaccgcgttataggtgaaaccgcactatatcgaacttgctttgatccaccggggtccccccccggagcactgctttaccgcattatatccgaattcgtgttatatcgggtcgcgttatatcggggtagaggtgtacgtaCATACATAAATGCCAGTTAATTTCTTAATGTATGTTACAAGACAGAGTTCTGTACTCACCAGATTGTGAATCACATTTGTTAAGGTCCATGCAACAGGAACACTGAAGAAGGGAATGCTGAGCAAAACAATATGAAGCATACCAACTCCAAGTGCATATGTCAGCCACATTCCACGACTGTTCATCACCCTGGTGTTTGGATTTACCTCACTATGGGCAACTCCTACGTTCATTTTgttctataaaaataaaattgtatgaAGACTGATATCACAGGATTCATATATTAGAGATATTCAGTATATCCCACATCTAATTTTAAGACCAGGAGAGAGACTATTCTTATAAATAATCTATAATGGGGTAACATCGCTAGAAAGAGCATGTGTATTGGGGTAGAACACAGGACTTTGAAGTCGAGTTCTGTCTTCTGACATTGACTCATAGTTTGATCTTGAATATCTATACAACAATATTTGAGAATTGCcattctgaagcctagaatgtccaAAGAG comes from the Emys orbicularis isolate rEmyOrb1 chromosome 11, rEmyOrb1.hap1, whole genome shotgun sequence genome and includes:
- the ORMDL1 gene encoding ORM1-like protein 1, whose translation is MNVGVAHSEVNPNTRVMNSRGMWLTYALGVGMLHIVLLSIPFFSVPVAWTLTNVIHNLGMYVFLHAVKGTPFETPDQGKARLLTHWEQLDYGVQFTSSRKFFTISPIILYFLASFYTKYDPAHFILNTASLLSVLIPKLPQLHGVRIFGINKY